From Methylopila sp. M107, a single genomic window includes:
- a CDS encoding agmatine deiminase family protein: MKTRCYIVRRGLLKMAAALGGAALLGPRAASAASDDSRDDADPRARAPAADPRLAEYEMPVESAPHERTFMQWPVLQRVYDRRDLRRVKATIARIANAIAEFEPVVLLASGDDAMDARAATRKAVEIWDIPTDDLWCRDSGPTFVRNAAGDLAVAHIRFNGWGGKQQHRNDGRIAETIAKRLGLPLLETGLVGEQGGVEHDGAGTLLAHASCWVNPNRSRESAAEIGDRLKAALGGTKMIWTPGLKGQDITDYHIDALARFVAPGRLLIQLPEKIDRSDPFSVAALRTYELLKTERDAKGRPLELIVIPEPVDIRSRQEDFVASYVNHYVCNGAVIAAQFGDARADDAAKSLLGSLYPGRKIVTLDVDPLGEAGGGIHCATQQQPKAGSI; encoded by the coding sequence ATGAAGACCAGATGCTACATCGTCCGGCGCGGATTGCTCAAGATGGCGGCGGCGCTCGGCGGAGCCGCCCTGCTCGGACCCCGCGCGGCCTCCGCCGCATCTGATGACAGCCGCGACGACGCCGACCCCCGCGCGCGCGCCCCCGCCGCCGATCCGCGTCTCGCCGAATACGAGATGCCGGTTGAAAGCGCGCCCCACGAGCGGACCTTCATGCAGTGGCCGGTGCTGCAGCGCGTCTATGACCGCCGCGACCTGCGGCGCGTGAAGGCGACGATCGCCAGGATCGCGAACGCGATCGCGGAGTTCGAGCCCGTCGTGCTGCTCGCCTCCGGCGACGACGCGATGGACGCGCGCGCCGCGACCCGCAAGGCCGTCGAGATATGGGACATCCCGACCGACGATCTCTGGTGCCGCGATTCGGGCCCGACATTCGTCAGGAACGCCGCGGGCGACCTCGCCGTCGCGCACATCCGTTTCAACGGCTGGGGCGGCAAGCAGCAGCACCGCAACGACGGCCGGATCGCCGAGACGATCGCGAAGCGGCTGGGCTTGCCCCTGCTCGAGACGGGGCTCGTCGGCGAACAGGGCGGCGTCGAACATGACGGCGCGGGGACGCTGCTCGCGCATGCGAGCTGCTGGGTCAATCCCAACCGCAGCCGCGAGAGCGCGGCCGAGATCGGCGACCGCCTGAAGGCGGCGCTCGGCGGGACGAAGATGATCTGGACGCCCGGCCTGAAAGGCCAGGACATCACCGACTACCACATCGACGCGCTGGCCCGCTTCGTCGCGCCGGGCCGACTGCTGATCCAGCTGCCGGAGAAGATCGACCGCTCCGATCCGTTCTCCGTCGCGGCCCTCCGGACCTACGAGCTGCTGAAGACCGAGCGCGACGCCAAGGGCCGGCCGCTCGAGCTGATCGTCATTCCCGAGCCCGTCGACATCCGGTCGAGGCAGGAGGATTTCGTGGCGAGCTATGTGAACCATTACGTCTGCAACGGCGCGGTGATCGCCGCGCAGTTCGGCGACGCCAGGGCCGACGACGCAGCGAAGTCGCTGCTCGGCTCGCTCTATCCCGGACGCAAGATCGTGACGCTGGACGTCGACCCGCTCGGCGAGGCCGGCGGCGGAATCCACTGCGCGACCCAGCAGCAGCCGAAGGCGGGATCTATTTAA
- a CDS encoding biotin--[acetyl-CoA-carboxylase] ligase, giving the protein MSFALGPAAREAGHDLAAYDTVGSTNAEAMSLAREGRAPIWVAARAQTEGRGRRGRTWATERGNLAASFATITSADPAKAATLGFVAGLALEQALREVAASLSPRTARPELKWPNDVIVDGKKLAGILLEADQIGDGRLAVVVGVGVNVVSAPEGLPYPATSLRERGDRTTAEELFQALAENFVNWFDTWEEGAGLSAIRKAWMARAAGLGSQVTIDMGSRTLKGRFESLDDAGRLVLRAPTGVATAVSAGDVYFGEAASVRVEG; this is encoded by the coding sequence ATGAGCTTCGCTCTCGGCCCCGCCGCGCGCGAGGCGGGGCACGACCTCGCGGCCTACGACACCGTCGGCTCCACCAACGCGGAAGCGATGTCGCTCGCGCGCGAGGGCAGGGCGCCGATCTGGGTCGCGGCGCGCGCGCAGACGGAAGGCCGCGGCCGGCGCGGTCGCACCTGGGCGACCGAGCGCGGCAATCTCGCGGCGTCGTTCGCCACCATCACCTCGGCCGATCCCGCGAAAGCCGCGACGCTCGGCTTCGTCGCGGGGCTTGCGCTCGAACAGGCGCTGCGCGAGGTCGCGGCGTCGCTCTCGCCCCGCACCGCGCGCCCCGAGCTCAAATGGCCGAACGACGTGATCGTCGACGGCAAGAAGCTCGCCGGCATCCTGCTCGAGGCGGACCAGATCGGCGACGGGCGGCTCGCGGTCGTGGTCGGCGTCGGCGTCAACGTCGTCTCGGCGCCGGAAGGCCTGCCATACCCCGCGACCTCGCTCAGAGAGCGCGGCGACCGCACGACGGCCGAGGAGCTGTTTCAGGCGCTCGCCGAAAACTTCGTCAACTGGTTCGACACCTGGGAGGAGGGCGCCGGCCTTTCCGCGATCAGAAAAGCCTGGATGGCGCGCGCCGCCGGCCTCGGTTCGCAGGTGACGATCGATATGGGCTCCCGCACGCTCAAGGGCCGCTTTGAATCGCTCGACGACGCGGGTCGTCTCGTGCTCCGCGCTCCGACCGGGGTCGCGACAGCGGTGTCGGCCGGAGACGTCTATTTTGGCGAAGCGGCCTCGGTCCGCGTCGAAGGATAA
- a CDS encoding FliM/FliN family flagellar motor switch protein, translating into MPPIEKVNLELSVVLGSTRMPIHQLLRLGRGAVIELDAYETDQVTILVNDHPIALGRVFVDGERVAVEITELLMADQAGRTEPENDGLAEAA; encoded by the coding sequence GTGCCGCCGATCGAGAAGGTCAACCTCGAGCTTTCCGTCGTGCTCGGTTCGACCCGGATGCCGATCCATCAATTGCTGCGGCTCGGCCGCGGCGCGGTGATCGAGCTCGACGCCTACGAGACCGATCAGGTGACGATTCTCGTCAACGACCATCCGATCGCGCTCGGCCGCGTGTTCGTCGACGGCGAGCGCGTCGCGGTCGAGATCACCGAGCTGCTGATGGCCGATCAGGCGGGCCGCACGGAGCCTGAAAACGACGGCCTCGCCGAAGCCGCGTGA
- the nuoN gene encoding NADH-quinone oxidoreductase subunit NuoN codes for MTALPHFAIALPEIFLAVGALVLVLIGAVSGDRSTSLINGLAVALIAVAGVLVAFQTVDNTPAFGGGFTADAFARFMKILAYIAAIGALLLSFDYMRREKFARYEYAILVVLSTLGMSLMISATDLITLYLGLELQSLALYVIAAIHRDDVKSTEAGLKYFVLGALSSGMLLYGASLVYGTTGAVGFADIALALEGGKVVSLGLIFGLVFLLAGFAFKISAVPFHMWTPDVYEGAPTPITAFFASATKVAGVAMFVRVVSEAFPSVTSEWRQVVVFVAIASMALGSFAAIGQKNLKRLMAYSSIGHMGYALVGLSAGTPEGVRGVAIYVAIYVAMTLGAFACILSMRIGDRYVEGIDDLAGLSRTKPAMAFVLAMILFSLAGIPPLAGFFAKFYVFFAAVNAGLYPLAVIGFVLSVVGAFYYLRIVKIIYFDEPTVEFAPMTGAAKLVLTVAGGFTLLYFIYPAPLTAAAASAAQALF; via the coding sequence ATGACCGCGCTCCCCCACTTCGCCATCGCGCTGCCTGAGATCTTTCTGGCCGTCGGCGCGCTCGTGCTGGTCCTGATCGGCGCCGTCTCCGGCGACAGGTCGACCTCGCTGATCAACGGCCTCGCGGTCGCGCTGATCGCGGTCGCCGGCGTGCTGGTCGCCTTCCAGACCGTCGACAACACGCCGGCCTTCGGCGGCGGCTTCACGGCCGACGCCTTCGCGCGCTTCATGAAGATCCTCGCCTATATCGCGGCGATCGGCGCGCTTCTCTTGTCGTTCGACTACATGCGGCGCGAGAAATTCGCGCGCTACGAATACGCGATCCTCGTCGTGCTCTCGACGCTCGGCATGTCGCTGATGATCTCGGCCACCGATCTCATCACGCTCTATCTCGGCCTCGAACTGCAGAGCCTCGCGCTCTACGTGATCGCCGCCATCCACCGCGACGACGTGAAATCGACCGAGGCGGGGCTGAAGTACTTCGTGCTGGGCGCGCTCTCGTCCGGCATGCTGCTCTACGGCGCGTCGCTGGTCTACGGCACGACCGGGGCGGTCGGCTTCGCCGACATCGCGCTCGCGCTCGAGGGCGGCAAGGTCGTGTCGCTCGGCCTCATCTTCGGCCTCGTCTTCCTGCTCGCGGGCTTCGCGTTCAAGATCTCCGCCGTTCCGTTCCACATGTGGACGCCGGACGTCTATGAGGGCGCGCCGACGCCGATCACCGCCTTTTTCGCCTCCGCCACCAAGGTCGCGGGCGTCGCGATGTTCGTGCGGGTGGTGTCGGAGGCCTTCCCGAGCGTGACGTCGGAATGGCGGCAGGTCGTGGTGTTCGTCGCGATCGCCTCGATGGCGCTCGGCTCCTTCGCCGCGATCGGCCAGAAGAACCTGAAGCGCCTGATGGCGTACTCCTCGATCGGCCATATGGGCTACGCGCTGGTCGGCCTGTCGGCCGGGACGCCCGAGGGCGTGCGGGGCGTCGCGATCTATGTGGCGATCTACGTCGCGATGACGCTCGGCGCCTTCGCCTGCATCCTGTCGATGCGGATCGGCGACCGATACGTCGAGGGCATCGACGACCTTGCGGGGCTGTCGCGAACGAAGCCCGCAATGGCCTTCGTGCTGGCGATGATCCTGTTCTCGCTCGCCGGCATTCCGCCGCTCGCGGGCTTCTTCGCGAAGTTCTACGTGTTCTTCGCGGCGGTGAACGCGGGGCTCTACCCGCTCGCGGTGATCGGCTTCGTGCTGTCGGTGGTCGGCGCTTTTTATTACCTGCGAATCGTCAAGATCATCTATTTCGACGAGCCGACCGTAGAATTTGCGCCGATGACCGGCGCGGCGAAGCTCGTTCTGACGGTGGCGGGCGGCTTCACGCTGCTGTACTTCATCTATCCCGCCCCGCTGACCGCCGCGGCCGCCTCGGCCGCACAGGCGCTGTTTTGA
- a CDS encoding helix-turn-helix transcriptional regulator encodes MNAQTFTTPSGEEMVILSRADYDALLARIEEAEEDAADVAAYDAAKAADDGRRHAVSPDEVRGHYLRMRRKTVGLTQAELAAQTSLTQGYVSDLEAGRRRPSADAFARIANVLAIQGDELANLRDGYGLG; translated from the coding sequence ATGAACGCTCAGACATTCACGACGCCGTCCGGCGAAGAGATGGTGATCCTCTCCCGCGCCGATTACGACGCGCTTCTGGCGCGGATTGAGGAGGCCGAGGAAGACGCGGCCGACGTCGCCGCCTACGATGCGGCCAAGGCCGCCGATGACGGGCGCCGACATGCTGTCTCGCCGGACGAGGTCCGTGGGCATTATCTGCGGATGCGCCGCAAGACCGTCGGTTTGACGCAAGCCGAACTGGCGGCGCAAACCAGCCTGACGCAGGGCTATGTGTCCGATCTGGAGGCCGGCCGGCGTAGGCCTTCAGCCGACGCGTTCGCGCGGATAGCGAACGTGCTCGCAATTCAGGGCGATGAACTGGCGAATCTTCGCGACGGCTACGGATTGGGATGA
- the mce gene encoding methylmalonyl-CoA epimerase produces MIGRLNHVAIAVPDLEAATAVYRDTLGAKVTPATEEPAHGVRVVFIELPNTKIELLEPMGEKSPIQAFLDRAPAGGIHHVCYEVDDIIAARDQLKAQGARVLGDGEPKIGAHGKPVLFLHPKDMLGTLVELEQA; encoded by the coding sequence ATGATCGGCCGCCTGAACCACGTCGCGATCGCCGTGCCCGACCTCGAGGCCGCGACCGCGGTCTATCGCGACACGCTCGGCGCCAAGGTTACGCCCGCGACCGAGGAGCCTGCGCATGGCGTGCGCGTCGTGTTCATCGAACTGCCCAACACCAAGATCGAGCTGCTGGAGCCGATGGGCGAGAAGTCGCCGATCCAGGCCTTCCTCGACCGCGCGCCGGCCGGCGGCATCCACCATGTCTGCTACGAGGTCGACGACATTATCGCGGCGCGCGACCAGCTGAAGGCGCAGGGCGCCCGCGTGCTCGGCGACGGCGAGCCGAAGATCGGCGCGCATGGCAAGCCGGTGCTGTTCCTGCACCCGAAGGACATGCTCGGCACGCTGGTGGAGCTGGAGCAGGCCTGA
- a CDS encoding DUF1467 family protein: MLSAISWAAVYFVIWWTTLFAVLPFANKGRAEDVAVVPGADSGAPASLRIGRTFLATTLVASAIFGAVYAVLTYHLIGLDDVPFLPRFDRPY, encoded by the coding sequence ATGCTCTCGGCGATCAGCTGGGCGGCTGTCTATTTCGTGATCTGGTGGACGACCCTGTTCGCGGTGCTGCCGTTCGCCAACAAGGGGCGGGCCGAGGACGTCGCGGTCGTGCCGGGCGCGGATTCCGGCGCGCCGGCGTCGCTCCGCATCGGCCGCACCTTTCTCGCGACCACGCTCGTCGCGAGCGCAATCTTCGGCGCGGTCTACGCCGTGCTGACCTACCACCTGATCGGGCTCGACGACGTGCCGTTCCTGCCGCGGTTCGACCGGCCGTACTGA
- the lipB gene encoding lipoyl(octanoyl) transferase LipB, which translates to MLAPTLFAPAGSAPVEWRVSDALVGYEEAVAEMEARATAIAEGSAPELVWLLEHPPLYTAGTSAKAVDLVAPNRLPVFSSGRGGQYTYHGPGQRIGYVMLDLKRRRPDLRAYVAGLEAWLIATLDRFGVRGERREDRVGVWVRRPDRGPGAEDKIAAIGVRVKRWATLHGVSLNVEPDLTHYDGIVPCGVRDHGVTSLAELGRVVSMAEVDMAMRETFQEIFGETRDP; encoded by the coding sequence ATGCTCGCCCCGACCCTGTTCGCGCCGGCGGGCTCGGCCCCGGTCGAGTGGCGCGTCTCGGACGCGCTGGTCGGCTACGAAGAGGCGGTCGCCGAGATGGAGGCGCGCGCCACCGCGATCGCGGAAGGCTCGGCGCCGGAGCTCGTCTGGCTGCTCGAGCATCCGCCGCTCTACACCGCCGGCACCAGCGCGAAGGCGGTCGACCTCGTCGCGCCGAACCGGCTGCCGGTGTTTTCGAGCGGCCGCGGCGGCCAGTACACCTATCACGGCCCCGGCCAGCGCATCGGCTACGTCATGCTCGACCTGAAGCGTCGCAGGCCCGACCTGCGCGCCTATGTCGCCGGCCTCGAAGCCTGGCTGATCGCGACGCTCGACCGCTTCGGCGTGCGCGGCGAACGGCGCGAGGACCGAGTCGGCGTCTGGGTGCGCCGGCCCGACCGCGGCCCCGGCGCGGAAGACAAGATCGCCGCGATCGGCGTGCGGGTGAAGCGCTGGGCGACGCTGCACGGCGTCAGCCTCAACGTCGAGCCGGACCTCACGCATTATGACGGCATCGTCCCATGCGGCGTGCGCGACCACGGCGTGACGAGCCTCGCGGAGCTGGGGCGCGTCGTCTCCATGGCCGAGGTCGACATGGCGATGCGCGAGACGTTTCAGGAGATTTTCGGGGAGACGAGAGACCCGTAG
- a CDS encoding NADH-quinone oxidoreductase subunit M — translation MTDWPILSLVTFLPLVGVLFLLMIRGTDEASLKNIRHVALWTTVVNFIVACVLWTKFDFGASGFQFVEQADWLGGAISYRMGVDGISTPFVILTAFLMPFCILASWNSITFRVKEYMIAFLVLETLMIGVFCALDLVLFYLLFEAGLIPMFLIIGIWGGKRRVYASFKFFLYTLLGSLLMLVGILAMYGTAGTTDIQALLQFKFTPEMQTWLWLGFFASFAVKMPMWPVHTWLPDAHVEAPTAGSVILAGILLKMGGYGFLRFSLPMFPLASEYFAPFVFTLSVVAIIYTSLVALMQEDIKKLIAYSSVAHMGFVTMGIFTLNEQGVQGAVFQMVSHGIVSGALFLCVGVVYDRMHTREIAAFGGLVNRMPWYAAAFLVFTMANVGLPGTSGFVGEFLTLLGAFKANTWVAFFATTGVILSAGYALWLYRKVVFGEMTKPSLEGIADLNRRELALLAPLVALTVLFGVWPAPILDMSAATVEGLVTTTQAAIDAAGKVAGR, via the coding sequence ATGACCGACTGGCCGATCCTCTCGCTCGTCACCTTCCTGCCGCTCGTCGGCGTGCTGTTCCTGCTGATGATCCGCGGGACCGACGAAGCGTCGCTGAAAAACATCCGCCACGTCGCGCTGTGGACGACGGTGGTGAACTTCATCGTCGCCTGCGTGCTGTGGACGAAGTTCGACTTCGGCGCCTCCGGCTTCCAGTTCGTCGAGCAGGCCGACTGGCTCGGCGGCGCGATCAGCTACCGGATGGGCGTCGACGGGATCTCGACCCCGTTCGTCATCCTGACCGCCTTCCTGATGCCGTTCTGCATCCTCGCATCCTGGAACTCGATCACCTTCCGCGTGAAGGAGTACATGATCGCGTTCCTCGTGCTGGAAACGCTGATGATCGGCGTGTTCTGCGCGCTAGACCTCGTGCTGTTCTACCTGCTGTTCGAAGCGGGCCTGATCCCGATGTTTCTGATCATCGGCATCTGGGGCGGCAAGCGGCGCGTCTACGCCTCGTTCAAGTTCTTCCTCTACACGCTGCTCGGCTCGCTGCTGATGCTGGTCGGCATCCTCGCGATGTACGGAACCGCCGGCACCACCGACATCCAGGCGCTGCTGCAGTTCAAGTTTACGCCCGAGATGCAGACCTGGCTGTGGCTCGGCTTCTTCGCCTCCTTCGCGGTGAAGATGCCGATGTGGCCCGTCCACACCTGGCTGCCCGACGCGCACGTGGAAGCGCCGACGGCGGGCTCGGTGATCCTGGCCGGCATCCTCCTGAAGATGGGCGGCTACGGCTTCCTGCGCTTCTCGCTGCCGATGTTCCCGCTGGCGAGCGAGTACTTCGCGCCCTTCGTGTTCACGCTCTCGGTCGTCGCGATCATCTACACCTCGCTGGTCGCGCTGATGCAGGAGGACATCAAGAAGCTGATCGCCTACTCGTCCGTCGCCCATATGGGCTTCGTGACGATGGGCATCTTCACGCTGAACGAGCAGGGCGTGCAGGGCGCCGTGTTCCAGATGGTCTCCCACGGCATCGTCTCGGGCGCCCTGTTCCTCTGCGTCGGCGTGGTCTACGACCGGATGCACACCCGCGAGATCGCGGCCTTCGGCGGGCTGGTGAACCGCATGCCGTGGTACGCGGCGGCGTTCCTCGTGTTCACCATGGCGAATGTCGGCCTGCCGGGGACGAGCGGCTTCGTCGGCGAGTTCCTGACGCTTCTCGGCGCCTTCAAGGCGAACACCTGGGTCGCGTTCTTCGCGACCACGGGCGTGATCCTGTCGGCCGGCTATGCGCTCTGGCTCTATCGAAAAGTGGTGTTCGGCGAGATGACCAAGCCCTCGCTCGAGGGCATCGCGGACCTGAACCGCCGCGAGCTTGCGCTGCTGGCGCCGCTCGTCGCGCTCACCGTGCTGTTCGGGGTGTGGCCGGCGCCGATCCTCGACATGTCGGCCGCGACGGTGGAAGGGCTGGTGACCACGACGCAGGCCGCGATCGACGCCGCCGGCAAGGTGGCGGGGCGGTGA
- a CDS encoding ribonuclease J — translation MASDLVFVPLGGVGEIGMNIGLYGYGEGRKRRWLMVDCGVIFGDPAQTPGIDLILPDIRFAKSLKGSIDALVLTHAHEDHFGAVLDLWPELRCPIYATPFAAALLEAKRASEKGVAKPEVREIPQGGRFKAGPFEVEFIPVAHSIPESSALAIRTPVGLALHTGDWKIDPTPVIGLPTDERRMREIGEEGVAAVIGDSTNALREGKSASETDVAISLADLIRTAKGRVAVTTFASNVGRLRAVADAALACDRQVVLIGRAMKRASDVGRMLGYFDGIPEFLEPSAYGYLPRDKVVALMTGSQGEPRAALARVAEGSHPEVTIAKGDRVIFSSRAIPGNEKAVGRIINGLVAGGAEVITDRTHFVHVSGHPRREEIAMLYGWLKPQLLVPVHGEELHMHEHAAFAKEIGVPKVARVGDGQMIRIAGGPPEIVDEVATGRMLKDGKVLIQSTESTIGERRKLAFAGVVTVAVAIDAQGVMAGDPEIRFTGLPSRDDEGEQMFVVLRDTVLDCLEGLPKPKRRDANAVATAIERSVRAELNLVWGKKPVCHVAVIGV, via the coding sequence ATGGCTTCGGACCTCGTATTCGTCCCGCTTGGCGGCGTGGGCGAAATCGGCATGAACATCGGCCTCTACGGCTATGGCGAGGGGCGCAAGCGCCGCTGGCTGATGGTCGACTGCGGCGTGATCTTCGGCGATCCCGCGCAGACGCCCGGCATCGACCTGATCCTCCCCGACATCCGCTTCGCGAAGAGCCTGAAGGGCTCGATCGATGCGCTGGTGCTGACGCATGCGCATGAGGACCATTTCGGCGCGGTGCTCGACCTCTGGCCCGAGCTCAGATGCCCGATCTACGCGACCCCGTTCGCGGCCGCTCTGCTCGAAGCCAAGCGCGCGTCCGAAAAAGGGGTCGCGAAGCCGGAAGTGCGCGAGATCCCGCAAGGGGGCCGCTTCAAGGCGGGCCCGTTCGAGGTCGAGTTCATCCCCGTTGCGCATTCGATTCCTGAATCGAGCGCGCTCGCGATCCGTACGCCCGTCGGGCTCGCGCTCCACACCGGCGACTGGAAGATCGACCCGACGCCGGTGATCGGCCTGCCGACCGACGAGCGCCGCATGCGCGAGATCGGCGAGGAGGGCGTCGCGGCCGTCATCGGCGATTCGACCAACGCGCTGCGCGAGGGAAAATCGGCGTCCGAGACCGACGTCGCGATCAGCCTTGCGGACCTGATCCGCACGGCGAAGGGCCGCGTCGCCGTCACCACCTTCGCGTCCAATGTCGGGCGCCTGCGCGCCGTCGCGGACGCAGCGCTCGCCTGCGACCGGCAGGTGGTGCTGATCGGCCGCGCCATGAAGCGCGCCTCCGACGTCGGCCGGATGCTCGGCTATTTCGACGGCATCCCGGAATTCCTCGAGCCGTCGGCCTACGGTTATCTCCCGCGCGACAAGGTCGTGGCGCTGATGACCGGCAGCCAGGGCGAGCCGCGTGCGGCGCTCGCGCGCGTCGCCGAAGGCTCGCATCCGGAGGTGACGATCGCCAAGGGCGACCGCGTGATCTTCTCCTCGCGCGCGATTCCCGGCAACGAGAAGGCGGTCGGCCGCATCATCAACGGGCTGGTCGCGGGCGGCGCCGAGGTCATCACCGACCGCACCCACTTCGTCCACGTCTCCGGGCATCCGCGCCGCGAAGAGATCGCGATGCTCTATGGCTGGCTCAAACCCCAGCTGCTGGTTCCGGTGCATGGCGAGGAATTGCACATGCACGAGCATGCCGCCTTCGCGAAAGAGATCGGCGTGCCGAAGGTCGCCCGCGTCGGCGACGGCCAGATGATCCGCATCGCGGGCGGCCCGCCGGAAATCGTCGACGAGGTCGCGACGGGCCGGATGCTCAAGGACGGCAAGGTGCTGATCCAGTCGACCGAATCCACGATCGGCGAGCGCCGCAAGTTGGCGTTTGCGGGCGTCGTCACGGTCGCGGTCGCGATCGACGCGCAGGGCGTCATGGCGGGCGATCCGGAGATCCGCTTCACGGGCCTGCCGTCCCGCGACGACGAGGGCGAGCAGATGTTCGTCGTCCTCCGCGACACGGTGCTCGACTGCCTCGAAGGCCTGCCGAAGCCGAAGCGCCGCGACGCCAACGCGGTCGCGACCGCGATCGAACGTTCCGTGCGAGCCGAGCTCAACCTCGTGTGGGGCAAGAAGCCCGTGTGCCATGTGGCGGTGATCGGGGTCTGA
- the mgtE gene encoding magnesium transporter, whose translation MAADDQTRDAGPGPEDDNEIRDDEGRLVADFVDGVADAIGANDAERVRELAGDLHESDLGDLIETLEHDDRPKLVEMLGKDFDFAALTEIDETVRVQLLEELAPETVAEGVRELESDDAVYILEDLDQVDRDKILAQLPALERLALTRSLDYPEDSAGRRMQTEFVAAPAFWTVGHTIDYIADAQELPDTFYEVFVVDPTYKLVGSVPLDRLLRTRRSKLLSEILEEDPRTIKATEDQESAARTFERYNLVSCAVIDENERLVGVLMVDDIVDVIEEEADEDLRALGGVTGDEEISDTVMYTARSRIPWLLINLVTAFLSASVIGLFEATIEQMVALAVLMPIVASMGGNAGTQTMTVAVRALATREIGGHNARRLVRRETLVGLANGSVLAIVVAIIAGLWFKNAQLGAIIGTAMVVNLVCAGLFGILIPIALDKLKADPAVASSVFLTTVTDMVGFFAFLGLATWWFGLGGVS comes from the coding sequence ATGGCCGCCGACGACCAGACCCGCGACGCCGGCCCCGGCCCCGAGGATGACAACGAGATTCGCGACGACGAAGGCCGGCTCGTCGCCGATTTCGTCGACGGCGTCGCCGACGCGATCGGCGCGAACGACGCCGAGCGCGTGCGCGAGCTCGCCGGCGACCTGCACGAATCCGACCTCGGCGACCTGATCGAGACGCTCGAGCACGACGACCGGCCAAAACTGGTCGAGATGCTCGGCAAGGACTTCGATTTCGCGGCGCTGACCGAGATCGACGAGACCGTCCGCGTCCAGTTGCTCGAGGAGCTCGCGCCCGAGACCGTCGCGGAGGGCGTGCGCGAGCTCGAATCGGACGACGCGGTCTACATCCTCGAAGACCTCGACCAGGTCGACCGCGACAAGATTCTCGCCCAGCTGCCGGCGCTGGAGCGCCTCGCGCTCACGCGCAGCCTCGACTACCCGGAAGATTCCGCCGGCCGCCGCATGCAGACGGAGTTCGTCGCGGCGCCGGCGTTCTGGACCGTCGGGCACACCATCGACTACATCGCCGACGCGCAGGAGCTGCCCGACACCTTCTACGAGGTGTTCGTGGTCGACCCGACCTACAAGCTGGTCGGCTCCGTTCCGCTCGACAGGCTGCTTAGGACGCGCCGCAGCAAGCTGCTGTCGGAAATCCTCGAGGAAGACCCGCGCACCATCAAGGCGACCGAGGACCAGGAGTCCGCGGCGCGCACCTTCGAGCGCTACAACCTCGTCTCCTGCGCGGTCATCGACGAGAACGAGCGGCTGGTCGGCGTGCTGATGGTCGACGACATCGTCGACGTCATCGAGGAGGAGGCCGACGAGGACCTTCGCGCGCTTGGCGGCGTGACGGGCGACGAAGAGATATCCGACACGGTGATGTACACGGCGCGCAGCCGCATCCCGTGGCTGCTGATCAACCTCGTGACGGCGTTCCTGTCGGCCAGCGTCATCGGGCTGTTCGAGGCGACCATCGAGCAGATGGTGGCGCTCGCGGTGCTGATGCCGATCGTCGCCTCGATGGGCGGCAACGCCGGCACCCAGACCATGACGGTCGCGGTCCGCGCGCTTGCGACCCGCGAGATCGGCGGACACAACGCCCGCCGCCTTGTCCGCCGCGAAACGCTGGTCGGGCTCGCCAACGGCTCGGTGCTCGCGATCGTGGTCGCGATCATCGCGGGGCTCTGGTTCAAGAACGCCCAGCTCGGCGCGATCATCGGCACCGCGATGGTGGTCAACCTGGTGTGCGCCGGCCTGTTCGGCATCCTGATTCCGATCGCGCTCGACAAGCTGAAGGCCGATCCCGCCGTCGCCTCCAGCGTGTTCCTGACGACCGTCACCGACATGGTCGGCTTCTTCGCCTTTCTCGGCCTCGCGACCTGGTGGTTCGGCCTCGGCGGGGTATCCTGA